Part of the Nicotiana sylvestris chromosome 5, ASM39365v2, whole genome shotgun sequence genome is shown below.
AACAGTAGCCTTCAGACTCACTTTGCTGAAGCGCGTACCAGTCTTGGCCACTTATCTTTTAAATTGACTAGTGTGAAACCAGATGCAGAGGTTGATGAGACCGATTCATCTCAAGATGAAGAGGAGGCCGTTGCTGATATCAGGTCACAAGAAAAgccagaaaagaaaaaagataatgTTAGTGCAAGTGAAGTTGAGAAAGAACAAGGTCCTAGTACAGTAGTTAGCGATAAAGAAGTACAGGAAGATACTAAAACCAGTAGTAAAGATGTCAAACTTCTGGAGCCAACGCCAGCAGAAAAAGGTAAAGAGGAAGTCTCAGCTCGGTCTGGAAGTCGGGTTAATGATGAGACTAAACCACATGAAGACGTGGAGAAAGACGATGACCTTACATGGCAGCAAATGCTGTTGAGTGGActggagaataaagaaaagatcCTCCTTACAGAATATACAACAATTCTCAGGAATTATAAGGAATTGAAGAGGAAGCTGATTGACATGGAGAAGAAAGAAAGGGATACTGAATTTGAAGTCACATTGCAGATAAGAGAGCTTAAAAGTGCtatttcaaagaaggatgaagAGATAGAAAGTCTGCGTCTGAAGTTGAGCCTTGTGCAAGGAAATGCTTCTGAAAGTCCAAAGTCGAAAGAAGAAAAACAGCAAGATTCTAATCCTTCTGATGATCGAAGCTTAAAACCTGAGGACTCGAGGGAAGACAAGGATGAACATGATGTCAAGATCATTTTAATTGATCAACGTTCATCCCTCTCGCCAGTAGAAGAAAAACTCCGGATGGGCATTGATGCATTACTAGACGAAAACTTAGATTTCTGGCTAAGATTTAGCTCAGCATTTCATCAGATTCAAAAGTTCAAGACCACAGTCCAAGATTTGCAGGGTGAAATATCAACGCTTAGGGACAAGGAGGTGAAAGAAGGCAGCTCTAAAACAGACATGAAATCAGAAATCAGGCCCATATATAAACACCTAAGGGAGATACAGAATGAGCTAACAGTGTGGTTAGAACAAAGCTTGTCACTAAAAGATGAACTCAAACGTAGGTTCTCGTCTTTATGTAGCATTCAGGAGGAAATTACAAAAGCATTAAAGGAgggagttgaagaagaagaaataagatTCAGTAGCCATCAAGCAGCAAAATTCCaaggtgaagttttgaacatgAAACAAGAAAACAACAAGGTAAGAGAGGAACTGGAAGCTGGTGTAGAGCATGTAACTACACTTCAAGTAGATGTTGAGAAGACATTGAGAAAACTGGATCAAGAGTTTGATGTTAGTGGAAGTCAACCACAATTGACAAACTCAGCAAGTAGGTCAAGGATTCCTTTGCGAGCGTTCATCTTTGGAACCAAAGCAAAGAAGAGCAAGCGTTCGTTTTTTCATCACAATAGGAAATACCAGGTCCTGAAAGGTGGAGTACCTTTATAGATGTTTTTATCTTGATCTTgttttcttctcccttttttctctttttttttcccccTTGTTCTCATTCTTTTCCAggtatttttacatttatctggACAGACAAGGAATGTTGGttatacatttttttttcttttcttttctttttttgctcCAAGTGAGAAGTTTTTGGGGATTGTATGTATTGCCTTGATGTGCAAGTTAGTGTAAACAGAGAATTTATATAACAGTACCATTCTTCATTAGCTGATACTACTTTTCAGTAGCCTTTCATAGCAACGCCAAATCTACTCAATCTGTGAGCCTATTTTACAAGGTGTACTCTTATTCAGTTAGTAGTTGATATAATAAGCTTACAATATTTTGATAATAGTCAAATTGTCATTGACAATGTAATCTAGCAAGAACTAATACAATATGGAGAAATAGTAGCTTTGGAACAAGAAAGTTTGGGTGCACATCTCACTGAACAAGAAAAGTTAGTTGCCTATTGACAAATTTATCTTTCTATACTTTAATAGAGATTAAGCAAGCTAAGAAGTCTTTTGTAAAGTCGCAACAGCTGTAGCAGTTTCCTTCTGAAACCCGAAAATCTGGATCCGAGTGTCATATTTAGAATTATGTCGCTTTTGCATATGTATCAAAGGAGACCTCTGAAACTACTTTTGCTCCTCTTCCTTTGGCCATGTAAAGGCCTATATGATGCATCAATTCCTATCACAGCAAATGCAGCAAATGATGAGAAAAGTGAATTTTGTAAATAGAAATTGCTGCGTGAAAAAAAAAGTGTATGTAAAGCTCAAGTCTTTGGtggctaaaatacatgaaacaGAAACAACTAATTGCAGTTCCTTTTTAGAAAAAAgaaattaatattaaaaagaaGTCCTAAAATAACCTTGTACTGAGAAAGTGTAATGATAAATTGATAACAGTCACAGGAAAAATGGGGATCTTATATAGAACTTGTGCAGAGCATTTTTGCGAAATACACCGCAACAATTACAAACACCAAACAAATCTTTTTTTCTCACTTTCTAATGTGGAGACTACCCGTCATCCTTCATATATCATATTCATCTCTTTGTTCACTAATTTCCTAGGAATACCGCAGAACAAGCTCAAAATCATCAAATGGTACTGTGATCCATTTAGTATCATTCTGCAGCAGCATATGTATAGTTAGCTTACCTGTGGATGAGGTAAGGCTCCTTTTATGTTAGCAATCTGTGCTGGAAGATCAAAAGTAGAACAGCCACGGGAATATACAATCACATCTTCCAGGGGGGAGAGAAATCCACGGTTCCTTGCAGATAAGGCAGAACACACAAAATCAAGCAGGCAAATGTCCGTGCATATCCCTACAACCAATATCTACACCAACAAATTTCGTACTCCCAATATCAGCGGCCAATCAATGTTTGTTTTAACACCAAATTTACGATAGAATGGAATGGAAACAGAATTTGATTAATTCATGAGAAATATGGTGATAACTTACAGCTTTAATCTCATTAGCTTTCACCCAATCTACAAAGACATTAGATCCATCTTTCTCAATCGAACCAACGAACCCATCAATGCAATCCTTGCATCGCAGTGTCACATTCGGTTCACTTTCCAACCACTGCAGAGCTGCATATGACGATAAATGGACCTCATTGAAAATACATCACTTTTAGACTGAAAAGGAGAAAACATGAAGGGAAGACTAACCAGGAACCAACTTAGATTCATCCGTTCCAGCGATACAATGAGGAGGATGAGGTGGCTCGGGCACATTAGGATGATGAGAATCAAGAAGAGCATAAATAGGCCATTTCTTCTCACAAAACAATTTTGCAAGTTTAACCGACTCATCAACCATTGCTGAAATTTGTTTATCAGGTGCTACTGGAGCCTATAACAAAGTAAATGGCACAAAATCATaatcaataattaaaaaaaaataatcggAGGAATAAGGATCACATCAATTTCTTAGTCCAAATTGAGATTTACCCACTCCAATCACCAAAATGATCAAAAACAAACATTGGAACCACATAtgaatagagagagagagagagagagagagagaacaatATTGGATTATCACCCAAGGTTCTCTTATCTGCGGATTCTGCACCCCAAGAAAGTATAGtgatttaaggaaagaaataagaTGATTTTCCAAGCACCGTCTATCACTGAGTAAGTGATAAATATAATACTATATAGAAATGACAGTAGACCGGCTTAATTTCCAGCTCAACTAATCCATAAATCTCATAATAGGTTCATCTCTAACCAATTTAATCACAGCAGTTAAACATCTCCAGTCTTTGAGCTAAAAAGTTCCTAGCTTTACACGAGCTATGCCTAACACGCATTTAAATAGGTATAAACAAAACTTATGTATTAAAAAGAATCTACTTTTAGATGGTGTATATCTAATATCAGAAGCAACAACACATatacttcccccccccccccccaaaaaaaaaaaaacaatctgAACTTCCAGGAACAAATGATCGAAAAAACAGCTATGCATACTCTTAAGTATAGTTCTTCCATAGTCCAATGTAAATTTTCATTCCCTGCTTTTACACTCCAGATATAAATAATACACCTATCTCTAACCGTCTCGTTTGTTGGAACATTTTTTTGCCTTTTATAGTGATTGTGTATATCATAAACTGTAAATCAAAATCATGCATTTTTCTAATATGATTTTTAAAGTAGTTCTATTACTATCagttataataattttaaatatgcacttgtttaattaaaaaaattattaatctaCATATACAATGAAAATTGATCCAAACAGAACAGGACAGATGGAATATACAGATCCTTCTAAATTTCACTTGTTTTTTTGCTGTCCATTTCCTcataaagacaaaaaaatatatgCATGTATACAAAAATTACCAAATAGCCAGCGCCGACAGTGCAGAAGCCATTAACGATGTCGACGAGTACGAGACCGGTGTTGACGTCGCCGGAGAGAAACAGAGGCTCATCTTCCTTCACCGGAATCTCATTTTTCAGTAAATCAATCGCCGCCTCTTTCGCCACCGTTCCCATCACTGTAAATAACAAAAAACAAATTGCTTATTTTGTATTATCAGTCTTCAAAGTCTTCTCTATTCTTTCTTAATATAGTAGTATTGATGATTGGTGGATGTGCTCAGTCAAAAAGTCCCATAAACTCACTTTCTAAACAATAATAGTACACGTGATGTCTGCGCACCCTACATGAatgtgtaaaaaattataaaatatataagcctttgaaaattaaatttttaaatatataaactCTTGAAATAACAAATATTAAtcctatttaattttttatcacaaaTCAATTATTACTTTTCAAAACCTAATGCGTAGTAATTTTAAGAATAAAAACAAACCGATTTAACAACAACAATTCAGTAAAATCTCATAAGTGGGATTTGGGGAGGGTcgtgtgtacgcataccttacccctatACCGAGTGAgtaaagaggttgtttccgacagaccatcggctcaagaagacgaaaagagactatatattactccctccggtccaaaataagttattttttggttattttcacacagattaagaaatctactttttaacattaattaggaATAAAATTGACTATATTAACCTTtgctatctcttcacataaacactcctaacacatactctAACACTATTTTctccaagggcaatgtaggaaaaaaataatttattcattattgaaatttggaaaaatcacttattttagaccacaaaaaaaggccaaaaaatcacttattgtggaccggagggagtaatacCAGCAACAGAAACCATAGAAATAATAACAGTATTGTAAGAaccagaaaatagatgaaaaGCAATAAAAATAACTAGAAAATAAGGTCTGATACAATGAAAAACGAAGGAATAGTGTGAACATAACATTAACCACTAGCAGTCGAAAACAAAACCCCTATTGGACTAGCCTCACATCCGGTACGAAGTAGAAAATGCTCATTGcctcctaacctacaactctaatgctcgacctccacaccgtcctatcaagggtcatgtcctcgaaaatctgaagcTGCACCATGTCCTGTccgatcacctctccccaatatttcttaggcccccttctacctcttctcgtacccgcTAAAGCGAACCGCTCACGTCTCCTTAGCGgggcatctgggcttctcctctgcacgtgcccgaaccatctgagcttCGCTTCCTGCATCTTGTCATCCATAGAAACCACGTTTTACGCATCTTGTCGTCCATAGGAACCACTTAtggtttaaattttaaaaataacaaataGTTCATATGAATATTCAAAAAAATAGATCTATATAAGGTAAAATCTTAATTGATTTTTGAAGTCCTATATTTTAGAACTTCTTACATAGTGTAAATAAAGAAAGTTTCTAATAACCAAAATTTTAATCCATTTCAAAATCATAAACATCAAGAAACTAATTAAATGACAATTTCGTCCAATGTGAACTGTAATTTTAACGGGTAAAAACGACAAATGatatttttctaaattttttgtaattttaatataatataaaacaTAGATAAATATGAATATAGATAGATACTCCAATAACTGTCCATGTTTGGGTCAACTAATGCTTATCAGAGGCGAAACTAGAATTTAAAACTTATGAGTTCTGAATTTTAAGCATTTTAAGTTATCGgattttaaattattaaattgtAAATAATTGATGAATTGTTCAACACAAATACAAGGTTAGAACAAAAGCTACTGAGTTCGCGGAACCCGTAGCCAGAACTAAGGCTGTATTCTGGGCCGGGCGCGGGCGTAATTGGGCTAAACGGACCGGGCCTAACGGTCCCGGGCTTTGGTGGGCCGGTCTTTGGCGGTCCCGAGCCAAACGGTCCTAATGGGTGAAACCGGCCCACtgtgggcctaagcccacatggtcagGGCTCATTGGGCCGGGCCCATGGGCCTAAATGTTCCGggctatttttttgaattttttttatctaaggcaatttcttgtaaactatatatatatatagagagagtaAAGCAATCAAATTGTcattagacaaaacattaatctttAAATCTCTAAATTGGTAGTAGATATTAAAGAGTTCGTGGTGAGTATTACAACAATGATTTGAGCATTGTCCCTTATTACAGGAATCTTGTTCTTCTTCAGAAGATGAAGTATAACTTTCTTCACGAAGGACCCTTAGGTCTTCACTTGTTGATGAAGATCCTTCATCAGTATCAGATATTTCTGGAGAAGAATTCAAAAGAATCGTACATAAAGAATCTTTGATATGATCATCTAAATCCAGTTATTTGATCTTATCTTTGATCTTGCAATCTTTTGCATAATGGCCTACTCTTCCACATTTATAGCAGGCCTGAGGGTTTTTAGATTTAATAAAACCCTTTCTGGCTTTATGAAAAgcctttcttctttgggttttttcaTGCCGCTTCTCCAGCGAACCCTTCTTCTTTTTGAAATCTTTTTTATGAGATTTCTTTCTTTGGGATGGTATATCAATGGCGAATTGTTCACAGAATTCACCTAGTTGTTGTCTCTCAGTGAGACGATGTTTCTTAATTTGTTGGTTTAGCTTGATCTCATTACACAGAGCTAAACCTTCCTGAATGCATACACTAAATAGTTTACCATATGAGTAATTATTATAATCAATACTCATTCTTGTGCCTCTAAGGACTTTTCGaatcctttcagcaaataagggcGGGAGTCCATCTATGAACTTAGACTTCCAATGAGTACTATTACTCCCTGGTAATTCCATTACCCTGGAtaagaaaacatctttataccatctaaaagaTGGGAGGGTTTTACACCTCAAATTCTGGAGCATTATTCTAATGGTCTCACTATTATCAGACCATCTTCCAGAAAAATGTTCAATGATATTCATGATTAAAGAATAGACTGAGTTTTGAACAATCTTATCATCTTCAGTCTTAGTTGCATTTATTATTTGAAAGCGCTGGTCCTGGGTgagataattatcccaccagccttTCAGTTGACCAGTAAATCCAGCAATAATCATTTCTGCTATTGCTCTAGCTGTATTTTTATTAACTTTACAGATAGTACTATACATCAGCATCCTATGTACTgtcgttgtaagcacgtgatttttgctttacaagcaatcactccaaaaggaaaacaaaaaatagtgacaaatggcctcgctgtacaatttgTCGTTTTTCCGCGACATGTGCTGTTAATCACCtctgggtctgtccattttgcatttgatcttatcaaaacaaaatacaaaaagtatgtgtcattaaaagaaaattcacaaaaaatatgtatgcatttctaggttgtaatttaaccattttaaaaaaagtttttttatatatgtatgtgaataattgtgttaagtattgattaatgggtatttcaaattcatttttttttaattaatttagttgtattttaaaattagaaaacaaaataaaagagtgCAAATCATTTAAGAAATCGGATCGGgcctattttatttcaaattttggaAGCCCAGAAGCAGCCCAAGTCAGCCAGCCCAAGACCCATTCACCGgtcatcaaaacgacgtagttcaatACCAATACTACGTCATTTCAAGGACGgctcatctcagccgttccaaccaatccaatccaacggtccaggatcactatcagtaacccgtttcaaaacccgacccaggaaccaatccgaaCCAACCCCCCAACTgaggccaaacggtgtcgttccgTTCTAAGtaaaagatcctggccatcaatctcgatgcatccaacggccaggatctaattacACTTTACGTATATAAACGTAATTCATTACCCAGCCCCCTATACGAACACCCCATCTcgtcgtccccaagctcaaacccaaacctcccattagaaaccctagccaccccatctccctcgccattaaagccggcggcatggacgccggtggccacctcctgaacaccctaggaccacctcactgtcctaaacatggatctgctatccatttgcctcgaatcaccttccttcgtctcgaatcttcatttgaagatttgagtcgaactctgatctataccaaaccaccccatcttcataccagacactcccctgaccctcctcgtgaccaaaccaaacttggtttggtccgaatctacccacaactcctaaaaaaccagatctgaaaatccaaaacctagaacacggatAGCCTTGGAATCCAGCCGACCTTAACAAGGGttcgaggtctaatagaccttaatcaaggtgttctcatgtgagaacaccctgattaaagtttgtttggcctcaaatggtcaaagctaaGTCGGACTTGGGTCATTTCGGTTTAAACTTTTCCAGTAagtgttctcttttctttgttttgatTGAGTAGTCAACAtgatttgttgtgattgtttgttattatctattatttttcctgatttcttccatctctagcaaAGACATTTTAtttggtcggttgattttctatgtgtgttctaaatgtactctgtgatatacatgctcgtcaattagattaattgtcaaataagttaactcatataggttcccagtaattgaacaaaaatgttTTAAGTCATTCGGGACCccgtacgtgttgtttatatgagcgactgattattacatgttatatttagtatagtcgactcgataaacgtcgtcgattagttttctataactgatggatcaaatgagctaataatttcacatgactaattgaaccttgtcactAACTGAATGCCCGGCATCGTCTGGaatgagtttgtttgcattgcaaaaatgactgaaaaggttcagtccagggcagtcctgaatttgaactttcataagttcaaaatgccctgatgttacaatgggcagggcagtaataatcaagatttaacaggggtagtctggggtttgaaaagaacaaaaaggcttagtttaaatgagctgacaagtagggtactaatttgggattaaactaataccaatggggaacaagacacaagagtatggggtttaaaatgaatacttaaatgaacccataactcttgattaaagaataatccaggcgtggggaacaaatggctggcaccaaaagatgcttaagcatgggtttaaagagtatgggcagtctgcaagtgggaggatccaggcagcttagctgcactgggtcgtttggcttataaataggccatttcagaacttaaaatgggctggacttttagtcttcagaaaaaaaaaatagaaagagatTTCAGAATACTGTGAATGAGTATCATTTGAAAACTATGTAAGAGTTCAAGTTGTTCAAGCTGTCTTTGCTGATTGTTGTTGGCTGTTGGCTCAGCTTTTGTGGTTATTGATTTTCTGCTGTTACTGCATTGAACATTCTGGGTTTTCTTGGCTACATCtcattactcttttctgggatcacttgtttggtgctcgaccatctgttggttttctttgttctggaaattgttgctggttgtctgtggactgtggaaaacacttgtggttgttggtttgttgctgtgtggttgctgtgtatctgctgttgctgtgtttattgcatactgcccagctgatcattcctttcttctttgtcctctataccaggtacacaaccaatgcactgtcaaatgtaattggaaaaattgagcatgaatacaaatgaaaagacctgaagaatgtcttttatacatagattgttacattaaatattcatgtaatgtataatggtttacattcttgttttggatgctggagatagtcttcatgcctaataaatgtcaatgtatggtagttgaatgttagactgtgtatataggttggtgataagagtatgcccaaggcagtaggttgtatctcagattt
Proteins encoded:
- the LOC104249998 gene encoding uncharacterized protein, translating into MIIAGFTGQLKGWWDNYLTQDQRFQIINATKTEDDKIVQNSVYSLIMNIIEHFSGRWSDNSETIRIMLQNLRCKTLPSFRWYKDVFLSRVMELPGSNSTHWKSKFIDGLPPLFAERIRKVLRGTRMSIDYNNYSYGKLFSVCIQEGLALCNEIKLNQQIKKHRLTERQQLGEFCEQFAIDIPSQRKKSHKKDFKKKKGSLEKRHEKTQRRKAFHKARKGFIKSKNPQACYKCGRVGHYAKDCKIKDKIK
- the LOC104249996 gene encoding kinase-interacting protein 1-like codes for the protein MLQRAATNAYSWWAASHIRTKQSKWLEQSLQDMEEKVEDVIKLIEEDGDSFAKRAEMYYKKRPELINFVEESYRAYRALAERYDKLSRELQSANNTIATLFPEQIQLAMDEEDEYGTPRMAKSFPQTPTSGANIPKAPVKDLKGLLKTGTKQFQGKKPYNKGKDSNKDAPKSGLTKDEALEEIDKLQRDILSLQTMKEFVKSSYQSGIAKTMEIENQIVEKHHKICSLEDEFGEARVIEDEEARTLMAEAALKSCQETLAQLQEKQEQSTKEAREEFKKIEEARKKLKSFRQKYLGDPVDEAKPDENDESAEAADESQSSSQEAVDKQIESLHGKINAQFDASSMSSLTVTQLAEKIDELVNKVVSLETAVSAQTVLIERLRTEAGGLHTQVQILEDDKAAALTEDTHNLNVRVTAIEEKLKGIQDLNKDVENQNSSLQTHFAEARTSLGHLSFKLTSVKPDAEVDETDSSQDEEEAVADIRSQEKPEKKKDNVSASEVEKEQGPSTVVSDKEVQEDTKTSSKDVKLLEPTPAEKGKEEVSARSGSRVNDETKPHEDVEKDDDLTWQQMLLSGLENKEKILLTEYTTILRNYKELKRKLIDMEKKERDTEFEVTLQIRELKSAISKKDEEIESLRLKLSLVQGNASESPKSKEEKQQDSNPSDDRSLKPEDSREDKDEHDVKIILIDQRSSLSPVEEKLRMGIDALLDENLDFWLRFSSAFHQIQKFKTTVQDLQGEISTLRDKEVKEGSSKTDMKSEIRPIYKHLREIQNELTVWLEQSLSLKDELKRRFSSLCSIQEEITKALKEGVEEEEIRFSSHQAAKFQGEVLNMKQENNKVREELEAGVEHVTTLQVDVEKTLRKLDQEFDVSGSQPQLTNSASRSRIPLRAFIFGTKAKKSKRSFFHHNRKYQVLKGGVPL
- the LOC104249995 gene encoding nicotinamidase 1; its protein translation is MGTVAKEAAIDLLKNEIPVKEDEPLFLSGDVNTGLVLVDIVNGFCTVGAGYLAPVAPDKQISAMVDESVKLAKLFCEKKWPIYALLDSHHPNVPEPPHPPHCIAGTDESKLVPALQWLESEPNVTLRCKDCIDGFVGSIEKDGSNVFVDWVKANEIKAILVVGICTDICLLDFVCSALSARNRGFLSPLEDVIVYSRGCSTFDLPAQIANIKGALPHPQELMHHIGLYMAKGRGAKVVSEVSFDTYAKAT